Sequence from the Gemmatimonadaceae bacterium genome:
TGAGCGAGCACCTGCACGACGTGGTGAAGTGCAAGACCGTGTTCGCAACGCACTACCACGAGCTGACGCAGCTCACCGATGAATTAGTAGCCGCTTGCAACTATAGCGTGGAAGTAAAGGAAGCAGGCGATCAGGTGCTGTTCCTTTATCGGCTTGTTGCGGGAGGGGCCGATCGCTCGTACGGGATAGAGGTGGGGCGGCTGGCAGGCTTGCCGACGGTGGTACTGGAGCGGGCGAGGAAACTGCTTGCGCTCTTCGAAGGTGAGCAGATCGTGTCGGCGCTCGGCGGACGCAGTCATAGAAAGACGGGGCCTGAGGGGGCGGAAAAAGAGCAGGGCGGAAGCGGTGAAGACGGAACGATGGGATCGGATCAACTGGGACTGTTCGCGAGTGCACATCATCCGGTGGTGGCCGAGCTCAGAAAGGTCGATCCTGATTCCATGACGCCGCTCGAGGCGCTGACGCTATTGAATCGACTCGTGAGTCGCGCAAGGCAGGGGTAGATTATCGTGATGTCGATGAAAGTCCGGATACTGGCAGTGATGGCGTTTGGGACCCTGGCGAGCTGCCGAAAGGATGGGGCGCCGAATGGGACATTTTTTGGAGTGGGGCCGAGACCTGACATTCTTCCGGTGATATTGAACGAGGATCTTCCGTTCAGATATCCTTCTTCGCTCTACTCGAAGAAGGTGCAAGCCAACGTGACGCTCAGGGTGTTCATTGACAAAGAGGGGCAGATCGTGACCGAGTCGACACATGTCGCCGAAAGCTCTGGCTACCCTCCGATGGATTCCGCGGCGGTCAAGGGATCGAAGGACCTTCGGTTTGTTCCGGCAAAAACACGGGGACGGGCGGTGCCGGTGTCGATTCTGTTTCCGGTGTATTTCCGTCACCCGGAGGCATCGCCGCTTCCCGGCGACACGATTCTCCAGAAGGGTGGATCCGGAGCACAGCCCGCCAACACGAACCGCTGATGGCTCTCCAGGAGCGAAACAAACGGCCGTACGCGAGTGTGCTGGAGACTATCGCGTGGACGCCACTTATACGATTTAACGCGGTTACGCGTGGAATTCGCACGCCGGTCTACGGCAAGGCGGAATTCTTCAATCCCGGTGGATCGGTCAAGGACAGAATCGCGATGCCGATCATCGAGCGCGCAGAGCGGGAGGGTCGTCTCAAGCCAGGCGGCACGATCGTCGA
This genomic interval carries:
- a CDS encoding energy transducer TonB, giving the protein MSMKVRILAVMAFGTLASCRKDGAPNGTFFGVGPRPDILPVILNEDLPFRYPSSLYSKKVQANVTLRVFIDKEGQIVTESTHVAESSGYPPMDSAAVKGSKDLRFVPAKTRGRAVPVSILFPVYFRHPEASPLPGDTILQKGGSGAQPANTNR